The following coding sequences lie in one Globicephala melas chromosome 15, mGloMel1.2, whole genome shotgun sequence genomic window:
- the LOC115847541 gene encoding disintegrin and metalloproteinase domain-containing protein 12 isoform X9 yields MRPGYRRARGSPALGLLLLLRLPWPVWGAEAFQGEAGVLGEPEVPGAVHSGGSHPVLDPAPELEPHQTASSGGRQLCGSGWVGGGKSTFGVTTTGAGLEMGRGNGGEERGALPWRSTGTAAVPHFSPASPRPQILRTLDIQVALTGLEVWTEEDQSRVTPDANATLWAFLQWRQGLWARQPHDSAQLLTGRAFQGVTVGLAPVEGMCRAESSGGVSTDHSELPIGAAATMAHEIGHSLGLSHDPDGCCVEAAAEQGGCVMAAATRHPFPRVFSACSRRQLRAFFSKGGGACLSNAPDSGLLVPRAHCGNGFVEEGEECDCGAGQECPDSCCHAHNCSLRAGAQCTHGDCCAHCLLKPAGAPCRRSAGDCDLPEFCTGVSPYCPPDIYLLDGSPCARGRGYCRDGACPTLEHQCQQLWGPGSRPAPEACFQVVNSAGDAHGNCGQQSDSSFVPCAQSDAQCGKLQCQGGEQSALAPHMVPVDSTVPLGSRQVTCKGALVLPGTQLDLPDLGLVESGTQCGPRMVCQERRCRNTTFRELELCLTACHGHGTLRTLSEPNSHLEKPVTHGPACTPKKSTSAQTLGFPSRYGSGELGRRHLSDWGSASRRPLLCLLPSMASCLAPPLLLLLLLGSPSAVAPNRCVDAADACTADARCQRLRTAYVVQCLGRAAPGSCPRARCRRALRRFFARGPPELTHALLFCPCGGPACAERRRQTFVPSCAFSGPEPAPPSCLAPLDACEHSRVCRPRLLAFQASCAPAPSNLDGCLRDQIPSCLRAYAGLVGTAVTPNYVDNASARVAPWCDCGASGNRREECEVFRGLFTRNRCLDRAIQAFDGGWPSVLHDQLDPHQDPEHSLLQVSSADASLEGSSMLSVLPVLVLQPLL; encoded by the exons GAGAGGCGGGAGTCCTTGGGGAGCCCGAGGTACCTGGAGCTGTACATAGTGGCGGATCACACCCTG TTCTTGACCCAGCACCGGAACTTGAACCACACCAAACAGCGTCTTCTGGAGGTCGCCAGCTATGTGGATCAGGTTGGGTCGGTGGGGGGAAGAGCACTTTTGGGGTGACCACGACAGGGGCAGGcttggagatggggagagggaacggaggggaagaaagaggggCGCTCCCATGGAGGAGCACGGGCACCGCGGCGGTCCCCCACTTCAGCCCTGCCTCGCCGCGCCCGCAGATTCTCAGGACTCTGGACATTCAGGTGGCGCTGACCGGCCTGGAAGTGTGGACCGAGGAGGACCAGAGCCGCGTCACGCCAGACGCGAACGCCACGCTCTGGGCCTTCCTGCAGTGGCGCCAGGGACTGTGGGCACGGCAGCCACATGACTCGGCTCAGCTGCTCAC GGGCCGCGCCTTCCAGGGCGTCACCGTGGGCCTGGCGCCGGTCGAGGGCATGTGCCGCGCGGAGAGCTCTGGAGGCGTGAGCACC GACCACTCGGAGCTCCCCATTGGTGCTGCAGCCACCATGGCCCACGAGATAGGCCACAGCCTCGGCCTCAGCCACGACCCCGACGGCTGCTGCGTGGAGGCAGCGGCGGAGCAGGGCGGCTGCGTGATGGCCGCAGCTACCCG GCACCCGTTCCCGCGAGTGTTTAGCGCCTGCAGCCGCCGCCAGCTGCGCGCCTTCTTCAGCAAGGGAGGGGGCGCGTGCCTCTCCAACGCGCCGGACTCCGGGCTCCTAGTGCCCCGGGCGCACTGCGGGAATGGCTTCGTGGAAGAGGGCGAGGAGTGCGACTGCGGCGCCGGCCAG GAGTGCCCGGACTCCTGCTGCCATGCCCACAACTGCTCGCTGCGTGCGGGGGCCCAGTGCACCCACGGGGACTGCTGCGCACACTGCTTG CTGAAGCCGGCGGGTGCGCCTTGCCGCCGGTCTGCGGGCGACTGTGACCTCCCTGAATTCTGCACGGGCGTCTCCCCCTATTGCCCCCCCGACATTTACCTACTGGATGGCTCGCCCTGCGCCAGAGGCCGCGGCTACTGCCGGGACGGCGCGTGTCCCACGCTGGAGCATCAGTGCCAGCAGCTCTGGGGGCCTG GCTCCCGCCCAGCCCCGGAGGCTTGTTTCCAGGTTGTGAACTCTGCGGGAGACGCCCATGGGAACTGCGGCCAGCAAAGCGACAGCAGCTTCGTGCCCTGTGCGCagag CGATGCGCAGTGTGGGAAACTGCAGTGCCAGGGCGGGGAGCAGAGTGCACTGGCGCCACACATGGTGCCGGTGGACTCCACCGTACCCCTAGGCAGCCGCCAGGTGACCTGCAAGGGAGCCCTCGTGCTGCCCGGCACCCAGCTGGACCTGCCTGATTTGGGCCTGGTAGAGTCAGGCACCCAGTGTGGACCTAGAATG GTGTGCCAGGAAAGGCGCTGCCGGAACACCACCTTCCGAGAGCTGGAGCTCTGCCTGACCGCCTGCCATGGTCACGGG ACCTTGAGAACTCTGTCAGAGCCCAACAGCCACCTTGAGAAGCCTGTGACCCACGGCCCTGCTTGTACCCCCAAG AAGAGCACGTCAGCACAGACACTTGGGTTTCCATCTCGTTATGGCTcaggggagctgggaaggaggcaCCTGTCTGACTGGGGCTCTGCCTCTCGTCGTCCTCTCCTCTGTTTGCTGCCCAGCATGGCCAGCTGCTTGGCACCCCcgttgctgctgctactgcttcTAG GGTCACCGAGCGCTGTCGCACCGAACCGATGCGTGGACGCGGCCGACGCGTGCACCGCGGATGCGCGATGCCAGCGGTTGCGCACCGCATACGTGGTGCAGTGCCTGGGTCGGGCCGCGCCGGGGAGCTGCCCCCGCGCCCGCTGCCGCCGCGCCCTGCGCCGCTTCTTCGCCCGCGGGCCGCCCGAGCTTACCCACGCGCTGCTCTTCTGCCCGTGCGGCGGCCCCGCATGTGCCGAGCGCCGGCGCCAGACCTTCGTGCCCTCCTGCGCCTTCTCGGGTCCTGAACCGGCCCCGCCCTCCTGCCTCGCGCCCTTAGACGCCTGCGAGCACAGCCGGGTCTGCAG GCCCCGCCTCTTGGCCTTCCAGGCTTCCTGCGCGCCTGCCCCCAGCAACCTGGACGGCTGCCTTCGAGACCAGATCCCTAGCTGCCTGCGCGCCTACGCCGGCCTCGTGG GCACCGCCGTCACCCCCAACTACGTGGACAACGCTAGCGCGCGCGTGGCACCCTGGTGCGACTGCGGAGCTAGCGGAAACCGGCGCGAGGAGTGCGAAGTCTTCCGGGGGCTCTTCACAAGGAACCGCTGCTTGG ATAGAGCCATACAGGCCTTTGACGGTGGGTGGCCCTCAGTCCTACACGACCAGCTGGACCCCCACCAGGACCCTGAGCACAGCCTCCTACAG GTGTCCTCTGCAGATGCGTCCCTGGAGGGGAGCTCCATGCTCTCCGTGCTCCCTGTTCTGGTTCTCCAGCCCCTGCTCTGA
- the LOC115847541 gene encoding disintegrin and metalloproteinase domain-containing protein 12 isoform X12, which translates to MTRLSCSRGCLRPLRGPGRAARTPGPPGQAALLPQGPRLPGRHRGPGAGRGHVPRGELWRREHRPLGAPHWCCSHHGPRDRPQPRPQPRPRRLLRGGSGGAGRLRDGRSYPVPAPGRGRGCRTGFAGPGPSSAAFLWAKRHPFPRVFSACSRRQLRAFFSKGGGACLSNAPDSGLLVPRAHCGNGFVEEGEECDCGAGQECPDSCCHAHNCSLRAGAQCTHGDCCAHCLLKPAGAPCRRSAGDCDLPEFCTGVSPYCPPDIYLLDGSPCARGRGYCRDGACPTLEHQCQQLWGPGSRPAPEACFQVVNSAGDAHGNCGQQSDSSFVPCAQSDAQCGKLQCQGGEQSALAPHMVPVDSTVPLGSRQVTCKGALVLPGTQLDLPDLGLVESGTQCGPRMVCQERRCRNTTFRELELCLTACHGHGTLRTLSEPNSHLEKPVTHGPACTPKKSTSAQTLGFPSRYGSGELGRRHLSDWGSASRRPLLCLLPSMASCLAPPLLLLLLLGSPSAVAPNRCVDAADACTADARCQRLRTAYVVQCLGRAAPGSCPRARCRRALRRFFARGPPELTHALLFCPCGGPACAERRRQTFVPSCAFSGPEPAPPSCLAPLDACEHSRVCRPRLLAFQASCAPAPSNLDGCLRDQIPSCLRAYAGLVGTAVTPNYVDNASARVAPWCDCGASGNRREECEVFRGLFTRNRCLDRAIQAFDGGWPSVLHDQLDPHQDPEHSLLQVSSADASLEGSSMLSVLPVLVLQPLL; encoded by the exons ATGACTCGGCTCAGCTGCTCACGTGGGTGCCTCCGACCCCTACGCGGTCCCGGCCGGGCGGCCCGGACTCCCGGCCCGCCCGGTCAAGCCGCGCTCCTCCCTCAGGGGCCGCGCCTTCCAGGGCGTCACCGTGGGCCTGGCGCCGGTCGAGGGCATGTGCCGCGCGGAGAGCTCTGGAGGCGTGAGCACC GACCACTCGGAGCTCCCCATTGGTGCTGCAGCCACCATGGCCCACGAGATAGGCCACAGCCTCGGCCTCAGCCACGACCCCGACGGCTGCTGCGTGGAGGCAGCGGCGGAGCAGGGCGGCTGCGTGATGGCCGCAGCTACCCGGTACCCgcgccggggcgggggcggggctgcaggacAGGCTTCGCGGGACCCGGGCCTTCCTCAGCTGCATTTCTTTGGGCGAAACG GCACCCGTTCCCGCGAGTGTTTAGCGCCTGCAGCCGCCGCCAGCTGCGCGCCTTCTTCAGCAAGGGAGGGGGCGCGTGCCTCTCCAACGCGCCGGACTCCGGGCTCCTAGTGCCCCGGGCGCACTGCGGGAATGGCTTCGTGGAAGAGGGCGAGGAGTGCGACTGCGGCGCCGGCCAG GAGTGCCCGGACTCCTGCTGCCATGCCCACAACTGCTCGCTGCGTGCGGGGGCCCAGTGCACCCACGGGGACTGCTGCGCACACTGCTTG CTGAAGCCGGCGGGTGCGCCTTGCCGCCGGTCTGCGGGCGACTGTGACCTCCCTGAATTCTGCACGGGCGTCTCCCCCTATTGCCCCCCCGACATTTACCTACTGGATGGCTCGCCCTGCGCCAGAGGCCGCGGCTACTGCCGGGACGGCGCGTGTCCCACGCTGGAGCATCAGTGCCAGCAGCTCTGGGGGCCTG GCTCCCGCCCAGCCCCGGAGGCTTGTTTCCAGGTTGTGAACTCTGCGGGAGACGCCCATGGGAACTGCGGCCAGCAAAGCGACAGCAGCTTCGTGCCCTGTGCGCagag CGATGCGCAGTGTGGGAAACTGCAGTGCCAGGGCGGGGAGCAGAGTGCACTGGCGCCACACATGGTGCCGGTGGACTCCACCGTACCCCTAGGCAGCCGCCAGGTGACCTGCAAGGGAGCCCTCGTGCTGCCCGGCACCCAGCTGGACCTGCCTGATTTGGGCCTGGTAGAGTCAGGCACCCAGTGTGGACCTAGAATG GTGTGCCAGGAAAGGCGCTGCCGGAACACCACCTTCCGAGAGCTGGAGCTCTGCCTGACCGCCTGCCATGGTCACGGG ACCTTGAGAACTCTGTCAGAGCCCAACAGCCACCTTGAGAAGCCTGTGACCCACGGCCCTGCTTGTACCCCCAAG AAGAGCACGTCAGCACAGACACTTGGGTTTCCATCTCGTTATGGCTcaggggagctgggaaggaggcaCCTGTCTGACTGGGGCTCTGCCTCTCGTCGTCCTCTCCTCTGTTTGCTGCCCAGCATGGCCAGCTGCTTGGCACCCCcgttgctgctgctactgcttcTAG GGTCACCGAGCGCTGTCGCACCGAACCGATGCGTGGACGCGGCCGACGCGTGCACCGCGGATGCGCGATGCCAGCGGTTGCGCACCGCATACGTGGTGCAGTGCCTGGGTCGGGCCGCGCCGGGGAGCTGCCCCCGCGCCCGCTGCCGCCGCGCCCTGCGCCGCTTCTTCGCCCGCGGGCCGCCCGAGCTTACCCACGCGCTGCTCTTCTGCCCGTGCGGCGGCCCCGCATGTGCCGAGCGCCGGCGCCAGACCTTCGTGCCCTCCTGCGCCTTCTCGGGTCCTGAACCGGCCCCGCCCTCCTGCCTCGCGCCCTTAGACGCCTGCGAGCACAGCCGGGTCTGCAG GCCCCGCCTCTTGGCCTTCCAGGCTTCCTGCGCGCCTGCCCCCAGCAACCTGGACGGCTGCCTTCGAGACCAGATCCCTAGCTGCCTGCGCGCCTACGCCGGCCTCGTGG GCACCGCCGTCACCCCCAACTACGTGGACAACGCTAGCGCGCGCGTGGCACCCTGGTGCGACTGCGGAGCTAGCGGAAACCGGCGCGAGGAGTGCGAAGTCTTCCGGGGGCTCTTCACAAGGAACCGCTGCTTGG ATAGAGCCATACAGGCCTTTGACGGTGGGTGGCCCTCAGTCCTACACGACCAGCTGGACCCCCACCAGGACCCTGAGCACAGCCTCCTACAG GTGTCCTCTGCAGATGCGTCCCTGGAGGGGAGCTCCATGCTCTCCGTGCTCCCTGTTCTGGTTCTCCAGCCCCTGCTCTGA
- the LOC115847541 gene encoding disintegrin and metalloproteinase domain-containing protein 12 isoform X11, translating to MRPGYRRARGSPALGLLLLLRLPWPVWGAEAFQVLDPAPELEPHQTASSGGRQLCGSGWVGGGKSTFGVTTTGAGLEMGRGNGGEERGALPWRSTGTAAVPHFSPASPRPQILRTLDIQVALTGLEVWTEEDQSRVTPDANATLWAFLQWRQGLWARQPHDSAQLLTGRAFQGVTVGLAPVEGMCRAESSGGVSTDHSELPIGAAATMAHEIGHSLGLSHDPDGCCVEAAAEQGGCVMAAATRHPFPRVFSACSRRQLRAFFSKGGGACLSNAPDSGLLVPRAHCGNGFVEEGEECDCGAGQECPDSCCHAHNCSLRAGAQCTHGDCCAHCLLKPAGAPCRRSAGDCDLPEFCTGVSPYCPPDIYLLDGSPCARGRGYCRDGACPTLEHQCQQLWGPGSRPAPEACFQVVNSAGDAHGNCGQQSDSSFVPCAQSDAQCGKLQCQGGEQSALAPHMVPVDSTVPLGSRQVTCKGALVLPGTQLDLPDLGLVESGTQCGPRMVCQERRCRNTTFRELELCLTACHGHGTLRTLSEPNSHLEKPVTHGPACTPKKSTSAQTLGFPSRYGSGELGRRHLSDWGSASRRPLLCLLPSMASCLAPPLLLLLLLGSPSAVAPNRCVDAADACTADARCQRLRTAYVVQCLGRAAPGSCPRARCRRALRRFFARGPPELTHALLFCPCGGPACAERRRQTFVPSCAFSGPEPAPPSCLAPLDACEHSRVCRPRLLAFQASCAPAPSNLDGCLRDQIPSCLRAYAGLVGTAVTPNYVDNASARVAPWCDCGASGNRREECEVFRGLFTRNRCLDRAIQAFDGGWPSVLHDQLDPHQDPEHSLLQVSSADASLEGSSMLSVLPVLVLQPLL from the exons TTCTTGACCCAGCACCGGAACTTGAACCACACCAAACAGCGTCTTCTGGAGGTCGCCAGCTATGTGGATCAGGTTGGGTCGGTGGGGGGAAGAGCACTTTTGGGGTGACCACGACAGGGGCAGGcttggagatggggagagggaacggaggggaagaaagaggggCGCTCCCATGGAGGAGCACGGGCACCGCGGCGGTCCCCCACTTCAGCCCTGCCTCGCCGCGCCCGCAGATTCTCAGGACTCTGGACATTCAGGTGGCGCTGACCGGCCTGGAAGTGTGGACCGAGGAGGACCAGAGCCGCGTCACGCCAGACGCGAACGCCACGCTCTGGGCCTTCCTGCAGTGGCGCCAGGGACTGTGGGCACGGCAGCCACATGACTCGGCTCAGCTGCTCAC GGGCCGCGCCTTCCAGGGCGTCACCGTGGGCCTGGCGCCGGTCGAGGGCATGTGCCGCGCGGAGAGCTCTGGAGGCGTGAGCACC GACCACTCGGAGCTCCCCATTGGTGCTGCAGCCACCATGGCCCACGAGATAGGCCACAGCCTCGGCCTCAGCCACGACCCCGACGGCTGCTGCGTGGAGGCAGCGGCGGAGCAGGGCGGCTGCGTGATGGCCGCAGCTACCCG GCACCCGTTCCCGCGAGTGTTTAGCGCCTGCAGCCGCCGCCAGCTGCGCGCCTTCTTCAGCAAGGGAGGGGGCGCGTGCCTCTCCAACGCGCCGGACTCCGGGCTCCTAGTGCCCCGGGCGCACTGCGGGAATGGCTTCGTGGAAGAGGGCGAGGAGTGCGACTGCGGCGCCGGCCAG GAGTGCCCGGACTCCTGCTGCCATGCCCACAACTGCTCGCTGCGTGCGGGGGCCCAGTGCACCCACGGGGACTGCTGCGCACACTGCTTG CTGAAGCCGGCGGGTGCGCCTTGCCGCCGGTCTGCGGGCGACTGTGACCTCCCTGAATTCTGCACGGGCGTCTCCCCCTATTGCCCCCCCGACATTTACCTACTGGATGGCTCGCCCTGCGCCAGAGGCCGCGGCTACTGCCGGGACGGCGCGTGTCCCACGCTGGAGCATCAGTGCCAGCAGCTCTGGGGGCCTG GCTCCCGCCCAGCCCCGGAGGCTTGTTTCCAGGTTGTGAACTCTGCGGGAGACGCCCATGGGAACTGCGGCCAGCAAAGCGACAGCAGCTTCGTGCCCTGTGCGCagag CGATGCGCAGTGTGGGAAACTGCAGTGCCAGGGCGGGGAGCAGAGTGCACTGGCGCCACACATGGTGCCGGTGGACTCCACCGTACCCCTAGGCAGCCGCCAGGTGACCTGCAAGGGAGCCCTCGTGCTGCCCGGCACCCAGCTGGACCTGCCTGATTTGGGCCTGGTAGAGTCAGGCACCCAGTGTGGACCTAGAATG GTGTGCCAGGAAAGGCGCTGCCGGAACACCACCTTCCGAGAGCTGGAGCTCTGCCTGACCGCCTGCCATGGTCACGGG ACCTTGAGAACTCTGTCAGAGCCCAACAGCCACCTTGAGAAGCCTGTGACCCACGGCCCTGCTTGTACCCCCAAG AAGAGCACGTCAGCACAGACACTTGGGTTTCCATCTCGTTATGGCTcaggggagctgggaaggaggcaCCTGTCTGACTGGGGCTCTGCCTCTCGTCGTCCTCTCCTCTGTTTGCTGCCCAGCATGGCCAGCTGCTTGGCACCCCcgttgctgctgctactgcttcTAG GGTCACCGAGCGCTGTCGCACCGAACCGATGCGTGGACGCGGCCGACGCGTGCACCGCGGATGCGCGATGCCAGCGGTTGCGCACCGCATACGTGGTGCAGTGCCTGGGTCGGGCCGCGCCGGGGAGCTGCCCCCGCGCCCGCTGCCGCCGCGCCCTGCGCCGCTTCTTCGCCCGCGGGCCGCCCGAGCTTACCCACGCGCTGCTCTTCTGCCCGTGCGGCGGCCCCGCATGTGCCGAGCGCCGGCGCCAGACCTTCGTGCCCTCCTGCGCCTTCTCGGGTCCTGAACCGGCCCCGCCCTCCTGCCTCGCGCCCTTAGACGCCTGCGAGCACAGCCGGGTCTGCAG GCCCCGCCTCTTGGCCTTCCAGGCTTCCTGCGCGCCTGCCCCCAGCAACCTGGACGGCTGCCTTCGAGACCAGATCCCTAGCTGCCTGCGCGCCTACGCCGGCCTCGTGG GCACCGCCGTCACCCCCAACTACGTGGACAACGCTAGCGCGCGCGTGGCACCCTGGTGCGACTGCGGAGCTAGCGGAAACCGGCGCGAGGAGTGCGAAGTCTTCCGGGGGCTCTTCACAAGGAACCGCTGCTTGG ATAGAGCCATACAGGCCTTTGACGGTGGGTGGCCCTCAGTCCTACACGACCAGCTGGACCCCCACCAGGACCCTGAGCACAGCCTCCTACAG GTGTCCTCTGCAGATGCGTCCCTGGAGGGGAGCTCCATGCTCTCCGTGCTCCCTGTTCTGGTTCTCCAGCCCCTGCTCTGA
- the LOC115847541 gene encoding disintegrin and metalloproteinase domain-containing protein 33 isoform X13, translating to MGRGNGGEERGALPWRSTGTAAVPHFSPASPRPQILRTLDIQVALTGLEVWTEEDQSRVTPDANATLWAFLQWRQGLWARQPHDSAQLLTGRAFQGVTVGLAPVEGMCRAESSGGVSTDHSELPIGAAATMAHEIGHSLGLSHDPDGCCVEAAAEQGGCVMAAATRHPFPRVFSACSRRQLRAFFSKGGGACLSNAPDSGLLVPRAHCGNGFVEEGEECDCGAGQECPDSCCHAHNCSLRAGAQCTHGDCCAHCLLKPAGAPCRRSAGDCDLPEFCTGVSPYCPPDIYLLDGSPCARGRGYCRDGACPTLEHQCQQLWGPGSRPAPEACFQVVNSAGDAHGNCGQQSDSSFVPCAQSDAQCGKLQCQGGEQSALAPHMVPVDSTVPLGSRQVTCKGALVLPGTQLDLPDLGLVESGTQCGPRMVCQERRCRNTTFRELELCLTACHGHGTLRTLSEPNSHLEKPVTHGPACTPKKSTSAQTLGFPSRYGSGELGRRHLSDWGSASRRPLLCLLPSMASCLAPPLLLLLLLGSPSAVAPNRCVDAADACTADARCQRLRTAYVVQCLGRAAPGSCPRARCRRALRRFFARGPPELTHALLFCPCGGPACAERRRQTFVPSCAFSGPEPAPPSCLAPLDACEHSRVCRPRLLAFQASCAPAPSNLDGCLRDQIPSCLRAYAGLVGTAVTPNYVDNASARVAPWCDCGASGNRREECEVFRGLFTRNRCLDRAIQAFDGGWPSVLHDQLDPHQDPEHSLLQVSSADASLEGSSMLSVLPVLVLQPLL from the exons atggggagagggaacggaggggaagaaagaggggCGCTCCCATGGAGGAGCACGGGCACCGCGGCGGTCCCCCACTTCAGCCCTGCCTCGCCGCGCCCGCAGATTCTCAGGACTCTGGACATTCAGGTGGCGCTGACCGGCCTGGAAGTGTGGACCGAGGAGGACCAGAGCCGCGTCACGCCAGACGCGAACGCCACGCTCTGGGCCTTCCTGCAGTGGCGCCAGGGACTGTGGGCACGGCAGCCACATGACTCGGCTCAGCTGCTCAC GGGCCGCGCCTTCCAGGGCGTCACCGTGGGCCTGGCGCCGGTCGAGGGCATGTGCCGCGCGGAGAGCTCTGGAGGCGTGAGCACC GACCACTCGGAGCTCCCCATTGGTGCTGCAGCCACCATGGCCCACGAGATAGGCCACAGCCTCGGCCTCAGCCACGACCCCGACGGCTGCTGCGTGGAGGCAGCGGCGGAGCAGGGCGGCTGCGTGATGGCCGCAGCTACCCG GCACCCGTTCCCGCGAGTGTTTAGCGCCTGCAGCCGCCGCCAGCTGCGCGCCTTCTTCAGCAAGGGAGGGGGCGCGTGCCTCTCCAACGCGCCGGACTCCGGGCTCCTAGTGCCCCGGGCGCACTGCGGGAATGGCTTCGTGGAAGAGGGCGAGGAGTGCGACTGCGGCGCCGGCCAG GAGTGCCCGGACTCCTGCTGCCATGCCCACAACTGCTCGCTGCGTGCGGGGGCCCAGTGCACCCACGGGGACTGCTGCGCACACTGCTTG CTGAAGCCGGCGGGTGCGCCTTGCCGCCGGTCTGCGGGCGACTGTGACCTCCCTGAATTCTGCACGGGCGTCTCCCCCTATTGCCCCCCCGACATTTACCTACTGGATGGCTCGCCCTGCGCCAGAGGCCGCGGCTACTGCCGGGACGGCGCGTGTCCCACGCTGGAGCATCAGTGCCAGCAGCTCTGGGGGCCTG GCTCCCGCCCAGCCCCGGAGGCTTGTTTCCAGGTTGTGAACTCTGCGGGAGACGCCCATGGGAACTGCGGCCAGCAAAGCGACAGCAGCTTCGTGCCCTGTGCGCagag CGATGCGCAGTGTGGGAAACTGCAGTGCCAGGGCGGGGAGCAGAGTGCACTGGCGCCACACATGGTGCCGGTGGACTCCACCGTACCCCTAGGCAGCCGCCAGGTGACCTGCAAGGGAGCCCTCGTGCTGCCCGGCACCCAGCTGGACCTGCCTGATTTGGGCCTGGTAGAGTCAGGCACCCAGTGTGGACCTAGAATG GTGTGCCAGGAAAGGCGCTGCCGGAACACCACCTTCCGAGAGCTGGAGCTCTGCCTGACCGCCTGCCATGGTCACGGG ACCTTGAGAACTCTGTCAGAGCCCAACAGCCACCTTGAGAAGCCTGTGACCCACGGCCCTGCTTGTACCCCCAAG AAGAGCACGTCAGCACAGACACTTGGGTTTCCATCTCGTTATGGCTcaggggagctgggaaggaggcaCCTGTCTGACTGGGGCTCTGCCTCTCGTCGTCCTCTCCTCTGTTTGCTGCCCAGCATGGCCAGCTGCTTGGCACCCCcgttgctgctgctactgcttcTAG GGTCACCGAGCGCTGTCGCACCGAACCGATGCGTGGACGCGGCCGACGCGTGCACCGCGGATGCGCGATGCCAGCGGTTGCGCACCGCATACGTGGTGCAGTGCCTGGGTCGGGCCGCGCCGGGGAGCTGCCCCCGCGCCCGCTGCCGCCGCGCCCTGCGCCGCTTCTTCGCCCGCGGGCCGCCCGAGCTTACCCACGCGCTGCTCTTCTGCCCGTGCGGCGGCCCCGCATGTGCCGAGCGCCGGCGCCAGACCTTCGTGCCCTCCTGCGCCTTCTCGGGTCCTGAACCGGCCCCGCCCTCCTGCCTCGCGCCCTTAGACGCCTGCGAGCACAGCCGGGTCTGCAG GCCCCGCCTCTTGGCCTTCCAGGCTTCCTGCGCGCCTGCCCCCAGCAACCTGGACGGCTGCCTTCGAGACCAGATCCCTAGCTGCCTGCGCGCCTACGCCGGCCTCGTGG GCACCGCCGTCACCCCCAACTACGTGGACAACGCTAGCGCGCGCGTGGCACCCTGGTGCGACTGCGGAGCTAGCGGAAACCGGCGCGAGGAGTGCGAAGTCTTCCGGGGGCTCTTCACAAGGAACCGCTGCTTGG ATAGAGCCATACAGGCCTTTGACGGTGGGTGGCCCTCAGTCCTACACGACCAGCTGGACCCCCACCAGGACCCTGAGCACAGCCTCCTACAG GTGTCCTCTGCAGATGCGTCCCTGGAGGGGAGCTCCATGCTCTCCGTGCTCCCTGTTCTGGTTCTCCAGCCCCTGCTCTGA